A DNA window from Halomicrobium mukohataei DSM 12286 contains the following coding sequences:
- a CDS encoding HVO_2523 family zinc finger protein: MTETGGRPCPMCETPMYHRHCKYVCPVHGVVYDCADTFY, translated from the coding sequence ATGACCGAGACCGGTGGGCGGCCCTGTCCGATGTGCGAGACGCCCATGTACCACCGCCACTGCAAGTACGTCTGTCCCGTGCACGGTGTCGTGTACGACTGCGCCGACACGTTCTACTGA
- a CDS encoding molybdopterin-dependent oxidoreductase — protein sequence MTRFARFRPSADDAVALFAGVAAVVGSFAAVGFAPSFVASPIERWLARRMPGAVVSLAIQFLGSLGQQLNLVAAALVAVCVVAAVARVAGTLGDRLANRAVGPVVAGGVVFGVATLLTGSVPSSGGAAVGTALTLGLAGLSGSLPARGATSPDRRRVLASLGTAAGLGVVATVLTDDTSQPTATIPDDASPAVREALEAAADQSLAVDGLEPLVSDEFFSVDINAVDPEVDATQWSLSVTGSVEEEITVDYEQLRSMDARTEFHTLRCVGESLNGTKMDNALWTGVPVRTLLDRAGPDSDCDCVRVHAADDYYQVFPIDALNGAMLAYRMNGRPLPQGHGYPARALVPGHWGEINVKWITEIEVIDRDAEGYWEERGWHGTGPVETVAKIHAQNTLPDGRVQVGGHAYAGTRGVSAVEVSTDGGDSWSEARLSDPLVESVDWAGEPGETPHAPDVWRQWAFEYEPPAGEHEVVARAIEADGTVQPETEREAFPHGPSGWVSRTVE from the coding sequence ATGACACGGTTCGCTCGCTTTCGTCCGTCGGCCGACGATGCGGTGGCGCTGTTTGCCGGCGTCGCGGCCGTCGTGGGCTCGTTCGCCGCCGTCGGCTTCGCCCCGTCGTTCGTCGCGTCACCGATCGAGCGGTGGCTGGCCCGGCGGATGCCCGGCGCTGTGGTCTCGCTGGCGATCCAGTTTCTCGGTTCGCTCGGCCAGCAGCTGAACCTCGTCGCCGCCGCGCTCGTGGCCGTCTGCGTCGTCGCCGCCGTCGCACGCGTCGCCGGCACGCTCGGGGATCGACTCGCCAACCGCGCCGTCGGACCCGTCGTCGCCGGTGGCGTCGTCTTCGGCGTCGCGACGCTGCTCACGGGATCTGTCCCTTCCAGCGGTGGTGCCGCAGTCGGGACGGCTCTCACACTCGGCCTCGCGGGGCTGTCGGGCTCGCTCCCGGCTCGCGGCGCGACGAGTCCCGACCGTCGGCGCGTCCTCGCGTCGCTGGGGACGGCTGCCGGACTCGGCGTCGTCGCGACCGTCCTGACCGACGACACCAGCCAGCCGACCGCGACCATTCCGGACGACGCCAGTCCAGCGGTGCGTGAGGCACTCGAAGCGGCCGCAGACCAGTCGCTGGCCGTCGACGGACTCGAACCGCTCGTGAGCGACGAGTTCTTCAGCGTCGACATCAACGCCGTCGATCCCGAGGTCGACGCGACCCAGTGGTCCCTCTCGGTGACCGGCTCGGTCGAGGAAGAGATCACGGTCGACTACGAGCAGCTCCGGTCGATGGACGCACGGACGGAGTTTCACACGCTGCGCTGTGTCGGCGAGTCGCTCAACGGGACGAAGATGGACAACGCCCTCTGGACCGGCGTTCCCGTCCGGACGCTGCTGGACCGAGCCGGCCCCGACAGCGACTGTGACTGCGTGCGGGTCCACGCCGCCGACGACTACTACCAGGTGTTCCCCATCGACGCGCTCAACGGCGCGATGCTGGCCTACCGGATGAACGGCCGCCCGCTGCCACAGGGTCACGGCTACCCGGCCCGGGCGCTGGTGCCCGGCCACTGGGGCGAGATCAACGTCAAGTGGATCACCGAGATCGAGGTGATCGACCGCGATGCGGAGGGCTACTGGGAGGAACGTGGCTGGCACGGCACCGGGCCGGTCGAGACCGTCGCGAAGATCCACGCCCAGAACACGCTACCAGACGGCCGCGTACAGGTCGGCGGCCACGCCTACGCCGGGACGCGTGGCGTCTCGGCCGTCGAAGTCTCGACTGACGGCGGCGACAGTTGGTCGGAGGCGCGACTCTCCGATCCCCTCGTCGAGTCGGTCGACTGGGCCGGCGAGCCGGGCGAGACGCCACACGCGCCGGACGTGTGGCGACAGTGGGCCTTCGAGTACGAGCCCCCGGCCGGCGAACACGAGGTCGTCGCCCGCGCGATCGAGGCCGACGGGACGGTCCAGCCCGAGACCGAACGCGAGGCCTTCCCCCACGGCCCCAGCGGGTGGGTGTCGAGGACGGTGGAGTAG